A region from the Dehalococcoides mccartyi CG5 genome encodes:
- a CDS encoding VTT domain-containing protein: protein MEEKQKQSLREQLKTVKWGSLLLTFGALIALSFLLAWGLNSLVDSLDIPLDEYAWLTYLLVFVMSILANATVIAPVPFAISIMVAAATNFNPVLVALFGALGGSLGEMSGYFAGRLGKKLAIPEGLVGYNRVEIWIQKYGAWAIAFLAAQPIVPFDVGGLIAGLARMPVHKFLPALFLGKFPKYIILIYAGIGLMDWLPFLKA, encoded by the coding sequence TTGGAAGAAAAACAAAAACAGTCTCTCAGGGAACAACTGAAAACAGTAAAATGGGGCAGTCTTTTATTAACCTTTGGGGCTCTTATAGCACTCAGTTTTCTGTTGGCCTGGGGACTTAATTCGCTGGTAGACAGTCTGGATATACCCCTTGATGAATATGCCTGGCTGACGTACCTGCTGGTTTTTGTTATGTCTATACTGGCTAATGCCACGGTTATAGCCCCGGTGCCTTTTGCTATTTCCATTATGGTTGCTGCCGCAACCAATTTTAATCCGGTGCTGGTAGCTCTGTTCGGTGCTCTGGGCGGCAGTCTGGGTGAAATGAGCGGTTATTTTGCCGGCCGGTTAGGTAAAAAACTGGCCATTCCCGAAGGTCTGGTGGGTTACAACCGGGTGGAAATCTGGATACAGAAATACGGTGCTTGGGCTATCGCCTTTCTGGCTGCCCAGCCGATAGTGCCTTTTGATGTGGGAGGGCTGATTGCCGGATTGGCACGCATGCCTGTTCACAAGTTTTTGCCGGCGCTGTTCCTAGGCAAATTCCCCAAATATATTATTCTGATATATGCCGGAATTGGTTTGATGGACTGGCTGCCATTCCTGAAGGCCTAG
- a CDS encoding ROK family protein produces MNRSNSEVMSKPCLCLDIGGSKIRSAVVTHDGRVVAWEQEPTCALNGVTGVFESICLVLDRLLERNNLNTSQFEALAAAVAGGIDMPNGLVTQSPHLPDWRDVPLRDMLTERYLKTFIINDASAAALGEHRLGVGLGVKNLVYLTVSTGIGGGIIINNELYLGQSGCAGEIGHMCLDINGKEDVCGNKGCLETLASGTAIVSRVQTELAGGEFSILVERFKADYSALTAEDIGRAASEGDRLCLGIIRQAGEYLGIGLVNIANIFNPELIILGGGVSKLGEIFIEPARQVLYKRAFRLAGDDVRLIVSVLGDNAGVIGAALYAYACLDSANNQPQ; encoded by the coding sequence TTGAACCGTAGTAATTCAGAGGTTATGAGCAAGCCCTGTTTGTGTCTGGATATAGGCGGCAGTAAAATCCGTTCGGCGGTGGTCACCCATGACGGACGGGTGGTGGCTTGGGAACAGGAGCCTACCTGTGCCCTCAACGGGGTAACGGGTGTATTTGAGAGCATCTGCCTGGTGCTTGACCGCTTGCTTGAGCGTAACAACCTGAATACCTCACAGTTTGAGGCACTTGCTGCGGCGGTTGCCGGGGGTATAGATATGCCAAACGGGCTGGTTACCCAGTCTCCCCATTTGCCCGACTGGCGGGACGTGCCCCTCAGGGATATGCTTACAGAACGTTATCTCAAGACCTTTATTATAAATGATGCTTCGGCTGCGGCACTGGGTGAACACCGTCTGGGAGTGGGGCTGGGAGTTAAAAATCTGGTTTACCTGACCGTTTCCACCGGTATCGGGGGCGGTATTATTATAAATAACGAGCTGTATCTGGGGCAGAGCGGCTGTGCCGGTGAAATAGGGCATATGTGTCTGGATATAAACGGTAAGGAAGATGTCTGCGGCAACAAAGGCTGTTTAGAAACACTGGCTTCGGGTACGGCTATTGTCAGCAGGGTTCAGACCGAACTTGCTGGGGGTGAATTTTCCATACTGGTAGAACGCTTCAAGGCGGATTATTCGGCTTTGACCGCAGAGGATATAGGCAGGGCGGCTTCAGAGGGTGACAGGCTGTGTCTGGGGATTATCCGTCAGGCAGGGGAATATCTGGGAATCGGGCTGGTGAATATTGCCAATATATTTAACCCGGAGCTTATTATACTGGGGGGCGGGGTTTCCAAGCTGGGAGAGATATTTATTGAGCCTGCCCGCCAAGTGCTTTATAAACGGGCTTTCCGTCTGGCGGGGGATGATGTCCGCCTGATAGTTTCTGTTCTGGGGGATAATGCCGGGGTGATTGGGGCAGCTCTGTATGCCTATGCCTGTCTGGATAGTGCGAACAACCAGCCTCAGTGA
- the ruvX gene encoding Holliday junction resolvase RuvX produces MDVGDKWIGAALSDPLRILASPLVILRRDDDTKTLENIESLVKTHQPDLLIIGLPISLNGTIGPQAEKVKSFSELLSRHLNIEIIYRDERFSTDEARRKMNDSGKNNKTVRDDAAAAAVILQDYLDETNPPCCQP; encoded by the coding sequence CTGGACGTGGGTGACAAGTGGATAGGGGCGGCTTTGAGCGACCCCTTAAGGATACTGGCTTCCCCTTTGGTTATACTTCGGCGTGACGATGATACCAAGACACTGGAAAATATTGAAAGTCTGGTCAAAACCCATCAGCCTGATCTGCTTATTATCGGTCTGCCTATATCTCTAAATGGTACTATCGGCCCGCAGGCGGAGAAGGTTAAAAGTTTCAGTGAACTACTTTCAAGGCATTTAAATATAGAAATTATTTACCGGGATGAACGCTTTTCTACCGACGAAGCCCGCCGCAAAATGAATGACAGCGGTAAGAATAATAAAACCGTCCGGGATGATGCAGCAGCGGCAGCGGTTATTCTGCAGGACTATCTGGACGAAACCAATCCGCCTTGTTGCCAGCCTTAA
- the alaS gene encoding alanine--tRNA ligase has translation MFSSDELRENYLKFFEEKGHKRIASSSLIPHNDPTLLLTTAGMVQFKPYYLGVAKPENPRMASCQKCFRTTDIESVGDASHLTLFEMLGNFSIGNYFKKEAIAWAWEYVTQRLNIPAERLWITVYLDDDEAIALWKEQGVPENRIVRLDAADNFWGPAGDSGPCGPCSEIHYDFGQETGCGKADCNPSCKCGRFCEIWNLVFVQFNQDKSGKRQNLPAPSIDTGMGLERLTILMQSKKNVYETDIFAPIVEKACLLSGRKYGCDAATDRALRIVSEHSRGITFLIADGVIPDKAGRGYVLRRLLRRAVLFGRRLGLERPFLVDMAGAVINRMSGIYPELKKRQTYVLEMIASEEARFSETLATGLELLEEIVRQTKGGRISGQDAFKLYDTYGFPVEMTTEIAAEKGLSVDLDGFESEMEIQRTKARSSRKFSFDAAATAEAVKNMRHAEKTCFVGYELAIQKSTIKDILTEGGTVDSIEEGDEASIVLDESPFYAEMGGQVGDTGEIITDAGRFEVKNTLHLPNGVFLHQGRVINGCLKISEAATAHINEERRRDIARNHTATHILQTALREVLGEQVQQRGSVVTPDRLRFDFSHLKPMSKDEMRRVEEFVNDKIRRNLPVYAEEMPYRHALEEGVTALFGEKYGDRVRVLRVGRPAVSAELCGGTHVTASGEIALFKIMSESSVGAGLRRIEAVTGREAEAFINLQQDSLSELSGMLESTAEESPRKLAELKEEIDTLKKAVQNLERQMSRGEAEELLSKAEDYKGVKLLVSRMTSVNADTLRETADFLRDKLGSGVIVLGTVTEDKPFFLCMVTPDLIAKGYHAGNIVKKLSQIAGGGGGGKPNMAQGGGRDKSKLDEALQAVKGMI, from the coding sequence TTGTTTAGCAGTGATGAATTACGCGAAAATTATCTGAAATTTTTTGAGGAGAAGGGGCATAAGCGGATTGCCAGTTCTTCCCTGATACCCCACAATGACCCCACCCTTCTTTTAACTACCGCCGGCATGGTGCAGTTCAAGCCCTATTATCTGGGGGTGGCCAAGCCTGAAAATCCTCGTATGGCCTCCTGCCAGAAATGTTTCCGCACTACCGACATTGAATCAGTGGGCGACGCCAGCCACCTGACCTTGTTTGAAATGCTGGGCAACTTCAGCATCGGCAACTACTTTAAAAAAGAAGCTATTGCCTGGGCTTGGGAATATGTAACCCAAAGGCTAAATATACCTGCCGAAAGGCTCTGGATAACAGTCTATCTGGATGATGACGAGGCTATTGCCCTCTGGAAGGAACAGGGAGTACCCGAAAACCGGATAGTCCGGCTGGATGCGGCTGACAACTTCTGGGGACCGGCCGGGGATTCAGGTCCCTGCGGCCCTTGCAGTGAAATCCACTATGATTTCGGGCAGGAAACGGGCTGCGGCAAGGCGGATTGCAACCCCTCCTGCAAGTGCGGCCGTTTCTGTGAAATATGGAATCTGGTATTTGTCCAGTTTAATCAGGACAAGAGCGGCAAGCGTCAAAACCTGCCTGCCCCCAGCATTGATACCGGCATGGGGCTGGAACGCCTGACTATACTGATGCAGTCCAAGAAAAACGTATACGAAACCGATATATTTGCCCCAATTGTGGAAAAAGCCTGCCTGCTTTCGGGCAGGAAATACGGGTGTGATGCCGCAACTGACAGAGCCCTGCGGATAGTATCCGAACACAGCCGGGGCATTACCTTTCTGATTGCTGACGGGGTTATTCCGGACAAGGCGGGGCGGGGCTATGTGCTTCGCCGTCTGCTTCGGCGGGCAGTCCTTTTCGGGCGCAGGCTGGGATTGGAAAGACCCTTCTTGGTGGATATGGCCGGGGCGGTTATTAACCGTATGAGCGGCATTTATCCTGAACTTAAAAAACGGCAAACCTATGTACTGGAGATGATAGCCAGTGAGGAAGCCCGTTTTTCGGAAACGCTGGCTACCGGTCTGGAGCTTCTGGAAGAGATAGTCCGCCAGACCAAAGGAGGGCGGATTTCCGGGCAGGATGCCTTTAAACTGTACGATACTTACGGCTTTCCGGTGGAGATGACTACCGAAATAGCCGCCGAAAAGGGCTTGAGTGTAGACCTTGATGGATTTGAATCCGAAATGGAAATCCAGCGTACCAAAGCCCGTTCCAGCCGTAAGTTCAGCTTTGATGCGGCGGCTACCGCTGAGGCAGTCAAGAATATGCGCCATGCCGAAAAAACCTGTTTTGTGGGATACGAACTTGCCATTCAGAAATCAACTATTAAAGATATTCTGACCGAGGGCGGCACAGTTGACAGTATAGAAGAGGGTGACGAGGCCAGCATAGTGCTGGATGAGAGCCCTTTTTATGCCGAAATGGGCGGACAGGTGGGCGATACCGGTGAGATTATAACCGATGCAGGGCGTTTTGAGGTTAAAAATACCCTCCACCTGCCCAACGGGGTTTTTCTGCATCAGGGGCGAGTGATAAATGGCTGCCTGAAGATATCTGAAGCGGCTACTGCCCATATAAATGAAGAACGCCGGCGGGATATTGCCCGCAACCATACCGCTACCCATATACTCCAGACGGCTCTCAGGGAAGTGCTGGGTGAGCAGGTTCAGCAGAGGGGTTCGGTGGTAACGCCTGACCGCCTCCGATTTGACTTTTCCCATCTGAAACCTATGAGTAAAGATGAAATGCGGCGGGTAGAGGAATTTGTGAATGACAAAATCCGCCGCAATCTGCCGGTTTATGCCGAAGAAATGCCCTACCGCCACGCTCTGGAGGAGGGTGTAACTGCCCTTTTTGGGGAAAAATACGGTGACAGGGTACGGGTGCTCAGGGTGGGGCGTCCAGCGGTTTCAGCTGAACTTTGCGGCGGTACCCATGTGACCGCCAGCGGTGAAATAGCCTTGTTCAAGATAATGAGTGAAAGCAGTGTGGGGGCAGGTCTTCGGCGTATTGAAGCTGTAACCGGGCGGGAGGCTGAGGCTTTCATTAATCTCCAGCAGGACAGTTTGTCCGAACTTTCGGGCATGCTGGAATCTACTGCGGAAGAATCACCGCGCAAACTGGCTGAACTGAAAGAAGAAATAGATACGCTTAAGAAAGCAGTCCAAAATCTGGAACGCCAGATGTCCCGGGGTGAGGCGGAAGAGCTGCTTTCCAAAGCTGAAGATTACAAAGGGGTCAAACTGCTGGTCAGCCGTATGACCTCGGTCAATGCTGATACCCTGCGTGAGACGGCTGATTTCCTGCGGGACAAACTGGGCAGCGGGGTAATAGTGCTGGGTACGGTTACCGAAGACAAGCCGTTCTTCCTGTGCATGGTAACCCCTGATCTGATTGCCAAAGGATATCATGCCGGTAATATTGTTAAGAAACTTTCCCAGATAGCCGGCGGCGGCGGTGGCGGCAAGCCGAATATGGCTCAGGGCGGCGGGCGTGACAAGTCCAAACTGGACGAAGCTCTTCAGGCTGTAAAGGGAATGATATAA
- the tgt gene encoding tRNA guanosine(34) transglycosylase Tgt, with protein sequence MDKSFILNKTSSRSLARRGQLFTAHGKVETPVFCPVGSQATVKTLTPEDLKSVNINMILSNTYHLYLRPGIPIIKEMGGLHKFMNWDGVILTDSGGYQIFSLANLRKLDEGGVSFRSHIDGSTRYITPEDAVSFQQDLGSDIAMVLDECPHSEASENEVLAAMERTHQWAKRCLAAHTLKSQHLFAIVQGGLSPELRRQSAEYLASLDFPGYALGGLSLGEPKDITFETVRHTLRFLPENKPRYLMGVGAPEDLLEGVSCGVDIFDCVLPTRVARNGAFFSRLGRLNIRNAAFATQKGPIDPECNCYTCRNYSAAYLHHLFRCEEILAYRLATIHNIAFLSNFMQEIRTSIEKDCFEEFKADFLSRYQPTNEAIRIEQKQKWLFGRNGEPPS encoded by the coding sequence TTGGATAAATCTTTCATATTAAACAAAACCAGTTCTCGAAGTTTGGCCCGCCGCGGTCAGCTTTTTACGGCCCATGGCAAAGTTGAAACACCTGTTTTCTGCCCGGTCGGCAGTCAGGCTACGGTTAAAACCCTTACCCCCGAAGACCTAAAATCCGTAAATATAAATATGATACTCTCCAACACCTATCACCTGTACCTTCGCCCTGGCATACCTATCATCAAAGAGATGGGTGGCCTGCACAAATTTATGAACTGGGACGGGGTTATCCTGACTGATAGCGGTGGATACCAGATATTTTCGCTGGCCAATTTGCGCAAGCTGGATGAGGGCGGGGTTAGTTTCCGTTCCCATATAGACGGCAGTACCCGCTATATTACCCCTGAAGATGCGGTCAGCTTCCAGCAGGACCTGGGGTCTGATATTGCCATGGTGCTGGATGAATGCCCCCATTCCGAAGCCTCTGAGAATGAGGTTTTGGCGGCTATGGAACGCACCCATCAGTGGGCAAAACGCTGTCTTGCTGCCCATACCCTAAAAAGCCAGCACCTTTTTGCTATTGTTCAGGGCGGGCTTTCCCCCGAGCTGAGGCGGCAGTCAGCCGAGTATCTGGCTTCACTGGATTTCCCCGGTTATGCGCTGGGCGGACTTTCACTGGGTGAACCAAAGGATATTACATTTGAAACCGTCCGCCATACCCTGCGTTTTCTGCCCGAAAACAAGCCCCGCTACCTGATGGGAGTGGGTGCGCCCGAAGACCTGCTGGAAGGGGTAAGCTGCGGGGTGGATATATTTGACTGCGTATTGCCAACCAGAGTGGCCCGCAACGGGGCTTTTTTCAGCCGCTTGGGCAGGCTTAATATCCGCAATGCCGCTTTTGCCACTCAGAAAGGGCCTATTGACCCGGAGTGTAACTGCTATACCTGCCGCAACTATTCAGCGGCCTACCTGCACCACCTGTTCCGATGTGAAGAAATACTGGCCTACCGGCTGGCTACCATACATAATATAGCCTTCCTGAGCAACTTTATGCAGGAAATACGCACCTCCATAGAAAAAGACTGTTTTGAAGAATTTAAAGCAGATTTTCTGTCCCGCTACCAGCCTACCAATGAAGCTATCCGTATTGAGCAGAAACAGAAGTGGCTCTTTGGCAGGAATGGTGAACCCCCCTCCTAG